The following are encoded together in the bacterium genome:
- a CDS encoding DUF362 domain-containing protein, producing MKKVSRREFIKQGALFAGVVAGVGSIPNIVFTAAKAGQSPATTPSPAKSIIAVAQKGEPAALTRRALAAIGGIAKFVKKGDIVLVKPNIGWDRRPEQAANTNPDVVKTLVELCLSAGAKEVQVFDNTCNDPRRCYSNSGIEAAVKSAGGNIYFMDNRKYKSVNVPRGDLVKSWLFYQDFLDADVYINVPIAKHHGLAGLTLGMKNIMGVIGGNRGEIHANYDRKIAELNTVRKPNLTVIDAYRILTNHGPQGGNPADVKLTETIIASVDMIAADAYATTLFGRQPTEFEHLRIATEFGLGESDLKKINILKV from the coding sequence ATGAAAAAAGTTAGTCGCCGTGAGTTTATTAAACAGGGTGCTCTTTTCGCCGGAGTAGTTGCTGGTGTCGGAAGTATCCCGAACATCGTTTTCACCGCTGCCAAGGCGGGGCAATCTCCAGCAACTACTCCTTCTCCTGCAAAATCTATCATCGCAGTAGCGCAGAAAGGTGAGCCGGCGGCGTTAACTAGACGTGCGTTAGCAGCAATTGGTGGAATAGCAAAATTCGTTAAAAAAGGTGATATTGTTCTGGTGAAACCGAATATTGGCTGGGACCGACGTCCGGAACAAGCCGCTAATACTAATCCAGATGTAGTGAAAACGCTAGTTGAACTCTGTTTATCAGCCGGCGCGAAAGAAGTCCAGGTTTTCGATAACACCTGCAATGATCCACGCCGATGTTATAGTAATTCTGGAATCGAAGCAGCGGTTAAATCCGCCGGTGGAAACATCTATTTTATGGATAACCGAAAGTATAAATCAGTGAACGTTCCGCGTGGAGATTTGGTTAAATCCTGGCTGTTCTACCAGGATTTCCTGGATGCAGATGTTTATATCAATGTTCCCATAGCGAAACATCATGGGTTAGCAGGATTAACGCTCGGAATGAAAAATATTATGGGGGTTATTGGCGGGAACCGTGGCGAAATCCATGCTAATTACGACCGGAAAATAGCGGAACTGAATACGGTCCGGAAACCGAATTTAACAGTTATCGATGCATATCGGATACTCACTAACCACGGACCACAAGGCGGAAATCCAGCTGATGTTAAATTAACAGAAACGATTATCGCTAGCGTGGATATGATAGCGGCGGATGCATATGCCACCACGCTATTCGGCAGACAACCGACCGAATTCGAGCATTTGAGAATCGCAACTGAATTCGGGCTCGGCGAATCGGATTTGAAAAAAATCAATATTCTAAAAGTCTAA
- the argC gene encoding N-acetyl-gamma-glutamyl-phosphate reductase: MIKASIIGAASYTAGELIKILLHHPEVTLTYLESSSSTGKTVDQVHPILRGLVSLPLQEYDKIAIATQSDVVFICRSAGGSMKYGADLLRQSNRLKIIDIGSDFRLKEPSEYKQWYQYTHEEPNLLKQSVYGLPELNASRIKKARLIANPGCYATSIILGLAPVVANHLVQPNQIYISAYSGISGAGRTYKPGFNMFLDLYGNIRPYKVAIHQHTPEIEQELTNISKQTVKITFIPHVIPIDKGILSTIFVKPKKKIKLDSIVSLYTEFYKGKPFIRIYPQGEFPQVVNVVNTNFCDIGLGIDQRTGSILIFSAIDNTIKGAGGQAVQNMNIMFGLKETTGLL, translated from the coding sequence ATGATTAAAGCAAGTATCATCGGTGCAGCCAGTTATACTGCGGGTGAATTGATTAAAATTCTGCTCCATCATCCGGAAGTTACATTAACCTATTTGGAATCAAGTAGCAGTACTGGGAAAACAGTTGACCAAGTTCATCCTATTCTCCGAGGTTTGGTTTCGCTGCCGTTGCAAGAATATGATAAGATTGCGATTGCGACACAATCAGACGTGGTGTTCATTTGCCGGTCAGCTGGTGGTTCAATGAAATATGGCGCTGACCTGTTGCGTCAATCCAATAGACTTAAAATTATTGATATTGGGAGTGATTTTCGATTAAAAGAACCAAGCGAATATAAGCAATGGTATCAATATACTCATGAAGAACCGAATTTGTTGAAACAATCCGTTTACGGACTGCCGGAACTCAATGCATCCCGGATTAAAAAAGCGCGACTAATCGCTAATCCCGGTTGTTATGCGACTAGTATTATTTTAGGATTAGCGCCGGTTGTAGCGAATCATCTCGTGCAACCGAATCAAATCTATATCTCCGCATATTCCGGAATATCTGGCGCTGGGAGAACGTATAAGCCCGGATTTAATATGTTCCTTGATTTATACGGTAATATTCGACCTTATAAAGTTGCTATCCACCAGCATACTCCTGAAATCGAACAAGAATTAACGAATATTTCCAAGCAGACGGTAAAAATAACTTTCATTCCGCACGTTATCCCAATTGATAAAGGAATTCTGAGTACGATATTTGTTAAACCGAAAAAGAAGATTAAGCTTGATAGCATTGTATCATTATACACTGAATTTTATAAGGGAAAACCGTTTATCCGCATATACCCGCAAGGCGAATTCCCGCAAGTAGTTAATGTGGTTAATACCAATTTCTGTGATATTGGATTAGGAATAGACCAACGAACCGGAAGTATATTGATTTTCTCTGCAATAGATAACACCATAAAAGGCGCTGGTGGACAAGCGGTTCAGAATATGAACATTATGTTCGGATTGAAAGAAACCACCGGACTACTTTAA
- a CDS encoding undecaprenyl/decaprenyl-phosphate alpha-N-acetylglucosaminyl 1-phosphate transferase, with translation MNWFFIYGIVFITAFLLSVTFTPLVRRLAFKLDIVDYPDTERKIHTEVKPYLGGVAIFLAFNLVIGIGLIIALTPSTQSLHFLTQDVTQYLSNIKSVLHKLFGIFLGSLVIFILGLIDDMKRLSAMQKLIGQIIAGLIVVLFGVRIELFIPNVYFAGILTILWLTGITNAFNLLDNMDGLSAGVAAISAFIFALFSIQFDHYFIAVILLTLCGAIAGFLPYNFYPSKIFMGDAGSMFIGFALATLTVLSSYYSSEAQTILPVIMPLLVLSVPIFDTISVVIIRLKRHLPIYQADKNHFSHRLVALGMTQWQAVLTIYLVTICIGFSAMLLRRLNWFESLLILIQAIAIFIIIVFLETAGRKNNPKT, from the coding sequence ATGAATTGGTTTTTTATCTATGGTATAGTATTTATCACAGCTTTTTTGCTATCGGTTACTTTCACTCCACTAGTTCGACGGTTAGCATTTAAGCTTGATATTGTTGACTATCCGGATACGGAACGGAAAATCCATACGGAAGTAAAACCTTACCTTGGAGGAGTAGCAATTTTTCTTGCATTCAATCTCGTTATCGGAATCGGACTAATTATTGCATTAACTCCATCCACTCAATCACTTCATTTCCTGACCCAAGATGTTACCCAATATCTATCAAACATCAAATCGGTTCTTCATAAATTGTTCGGAATATTTCTCGGCAGTTTGGTTATTTTCATTCTTGGATTGATTGATGACATGAAACGGTTATCAGCGATGCAGAAGCTCATTGGGCAGATTATTGCTGGATTGATTGTCGTGCTATTCGGCGTTCGCATCGAGTTGTTCATTCCGAACGTTTATTTCGCTGGAATATTGACAATATTATGGTTAACGGGAATAACCAATGCGTTCAATCTGCTGGATAATATGGATGGATTATCGGCAGGAGTCGCAGCTATTTCCGCGTTTATTTTCGCTTTATTTTCAATCCAATTTGACCATTATTTTATTGCCGTTATTTTATTAACCTTATGTGGAGCGATTGCCGGATTTCTACCGTATAATTTCTATCCATCAAAAATCTTTATGGGCGATGCAGGAAGTATGTTTATCGGATTTGCATTAGCGACGTTAACGGTTTTAAGCAGTTATTATTCTTCCGAAGCTCAGACGATTTTACCGGTGATAATGCCGCTGTTAGTTTTAAGCGTTCCGATTTTCGATACGATATCAGTAGTGATAATCCGGCTGAAACGGCATTTGCCCATCTATCAAGCGGATAAGAACCATTTCTCACATCGGCTCGTTGCGCTTGGAATGACTCAGTGGCAAGCAGTGTTAACGATTTATTTAGTTACGATATGTATCGGATTCAGCGCGATGTTGCTCCGCCGTCTGAATTGGTTCGAATCTCTTCTTATTCTCATACAAGCGATCGCGATATTTATTATCATCGTTTTTTTAGAAACCGCAGGGAGAAAAAACAATCCTAAAACTTGA
- a CDS encoding DUF2961 domain-containing protein — protein MDFGLTSLSSLAKLKTGIRSRRWSSYDVTGGNADNWIIPAGKTVVLGEMNGPGCIRHIWMTTKEADNNLRGLVLRMFWDGEKTPSVLSPLGDFFGLGHGKATYFQSLPLQAFYLGLNCWFPMPYATSAKITVTNDADKDSFLYFYIDYQEWDDVPEDLARFHAHWRRQLVVKKSEKIGKNARGNLERLNTTGKNNYVILDTQGKGHYVGCCLHIDTNEPGWWGEGDDMIFIDGKKWPPDLHGTGTEDYFCGAWNYHGLHQPYCTPYFGYHFKGNADYTGKHSQYRFHIEDPIYFERSLLVSIEHGHANDRQGDWTSTAYWYQIGRTKPLPEIGRFEDRLPYAFGGLENWPGGKNRKELPY, from the coding sequence ATGGATTTTGGATTAACTTCATTATCAAGTTTAGCGAAATTAAAAACCGGAATACGGTCACGGCGCTGGTCGTCGTATGATGTAACCGGTGGAAATGCGGATAACTGGATTATTCCCGCTGGGAAAACAGTGGTGCTTGGAGAAATGAATGGGCCAGGATGTATTCGTCATATTTGGATGACGACTAAAGAAGCGGATAATAATCTTCGTGGGTTAGTACTTCGGATGTTTTGGGATGGAGAAAAAACGCCATCAGTGTTATCGCCGCTCGGTGATTTTTTCGGACTCGGTCATGGGAAAGCGACGTATTTCCAATCACTCCCGTTGCAAGCGTTTTATCTGGGATTAAATTGCTGGTTTCCGATGCCGTATGCGACGAGCGCGAAAATAACCGTAACGAATGATGCTGATAAAGATAGTTTCCTCTATTTCTATATTGATTATCAGGAATGGGATGACGTGCCGGAAGACCTTGCGCGATTCCATGCGCATTGGCGTCGGCAACTCGTGGTTAAGAAGTCGGAAAAAATTGGGAAAAATGCTCGCGGGAACCTCGAACGTTTAAATACAACTGGAAAAAATAATTATGTTATTCTCGATACGCAAGGAAAAGGGCATTATGTCGGCTGTTGTTTACATATTGATACCAATGAACCCGGCTGGTGGGGTGAAGGAGACGATATGATTTTCATCGACGGTAAAAAATGGCCACCAGACCTACATGGAACTGGAACTGAAGATTATTTTTGTGGTGCGTGGAATTACCATGGATTACATCAGCCGTATTGTACTCCTTATTTCGGATACCACTTTAAAGGAAACGCGGATTATACTGGCAAACATTCTCAATATCGGTTCCATATAGAAGACCCAATATATTTTGAACGGTCACTACTAGTTTCTATCGAACACGGTCATGCGAACGACCGACAAGGGGATTGGACAAGTACCGCATATTGGTATCAAATCGGGAGAACGAAACCGTTACCGGAAATCGGACGGTTTGAAGACCGGCTTCCCTATGCGTTTGGTGGATTGGAAAACTGGCCTGGCGGGAAAAACCGAAAAGAACTACCGTATTAA
- a CDS encoding GDSL-type esterase/lipase family protein, which yields MRKFTKVNIIIFFIVLSSIVYAEKFIPATDSRLQYIGRVISENSIVHLTWPGSELHARFTGTTLQLVLAESTRNSLWVKIDNQDWQAFNVLSDQTVINLTPIKLSRGTHTFRVVKKTESSWGRLSIKGILLDDTAKLLHPPKRKKYRIECIGDSITSGFAVHGKWSAINDDALATYGFQAAEASGAEVWLTAQSGIGIIRNYKATAEVGTMPLRYRNLELYNDAVKVDFTKWQPHIITINLGTNDNSVSADTATLETRFFEFLTELRTLHPSSWILVLRPFHGYYAESEKKVVEQRKQAGDKKIAFIDTTGWLDRKTDYTDGTHPNPIGHRKAAEKLIPILKYYLHRREH from the coding sequence ATGCGAAAATTCACAAAGGTAAATATCATTATTTTTTTCATTGTTTTAAGTTCAATCGTTTATGCGGAAAAATTTATTCCGGCAACAGATTCGCGGTTGCAGTATATCGGCCGGGTTATTTCAGAAAATAGTATCGTTCATTTAACCTGGCCGGGTTCAGAATTGCACGCTCGGTTCACAGGAACCACGCTACAGTTGGTTCTTGCGGAGTCAACCCGAAACTCTCTCTGGGTAAAAATAGATAACCAGGATTGGCAAGCGTTTAATGTTCTATCAGATCAAACGGTTATCAATTTAACGCCGATAAAATTATCTCGTGGTACCCATACGTTTCGGGTGGTTAAAAAAACCGAATCCAGCTGGGGACGATTATCTATTAAAGGAATTCTGCTCGATGATACTGCGAAATTATTGCATCCACCGAAACGGAAGAAATATCGTATCGAGTGTATCGGAGATTCGATTACATCAGGATTTGCTGTGCATGGGAAATGGAGCGCAATCAACGATGACGCTCTAGCAACCTATGGTTTTCAAGCGGCAGAAGCAAGCGGCGCAGAAGTGTGGTTAACTGCACAATCTGGTATTGGTATCATTCGGAACTATAAAGCTACTGCTGAAGTCGGAACCATGCCGCTCCGTTATAGAAATCTCGAATTGTATAATGATGCGGTAAAAGTTGATTTTACTAAATGGCAACCACATATTATCACGATCAATCTCGGTACGAACGATAACTCAGTTTCTGCGGATACTGCTACATTAGAAACGCGGTTTTTTGAATTTTTGACTGAACTGCGAACATTACATCCATCAAGTTGGATTCTCGTCCTACGTCCGTTCCATGGCTATTATGCGGAAAGTGAGAAAAAAGTAGTTGAACAGCGGAAACAAGCTGGAGATAAAAAAATTGCGTTTATTGATACCACTGGCTGGCTTGACCGAAAAACGGATTATACTGACGGCACACATCCCAATCCAATCGGGCATCGGAAAGCAGCCGAGAAACTCATTCCGATTTTGAAATATTACCTTCACCGTAGAGAACACTGA